The Haloplanus salinarum genome includes a region encoding these proteins:
- a CDS encoding sulfite exporter TauE/SafE family protein, whose protein sequence is MMELLGISVALLGMFAGFGLLIGILFGFFGMGGSFLVTPALLVMGYEPNVAVGSGLAFVFGTSVIATLKHRDLGQVDYKLGVSMIVGTTLGIEVGKLGLEYLQHIGLADSVVSVAYVALLGGIGVFVTREALRDGDGGLSHDVEDADGDDHDIPDIAKRIQSYRIPPMISLRGGITVSLWMVLLVAFFTGLLSGFLGVGGGFIRMPALFYAIGVPVPVAVGTDLFEIVFSGGIGSFLYAQSGAVDLSIVAPLLAGSALGARMGAAATSLVDEDGIKIYFGVMLLLGALAVAIRQIGNFLGIDVLNVVSLVVIVGAALLVAGAVVLSSIRELRTEAEPEAVTSTSD, encoded by the coding sequence ATGATGGAACTACTCGGTATCAGCGTCGCGTTGCTCGGGATGTTCGCCGGCTTCGGCCTCCTCATCGGCATCCTGTTCGGCTTCTTCGGGATGGGCGGGTCCTTCCTCGTTACCCCTGCCCTCCTGGTGATGGGGTACGAACCGAACGTCGCGGTCGGGTCCGGACTGGCCTTCGTCTTCGGGACGAGCGTCATCGCCACCCTGAAACACCGCGACCTGGGGCAGGTCGACTACAAACTCGGCGTGTCGATGATCGTCGGCACGACCCTCGGCATCGAAGTCGGGAAACTCGGGCTGGAGTATCTCCAGCACATCGGTCTCGCCGACAGCGTCGTGAGCGTCGCGTACGTTGCCCTGCTGGGCGGTATCGGCGTCTTCGTCACTCGCGAGGCGCTCCGTGACGGGGACGGTGGCCTCAGTCACGATGTCGAGGACGCCGACGGTGACGACCACGACATTCCCGACATCGCGAAGCGGATTCAGTCGTATCGCATCCCGCCGATGATCTCGCTGCGAGGCGGTATCACCGTCTCGTTGTGGATGGTGCTTCTCGTCGCCTTCTTCACTGGCCTGCTCTCCGGCTTCCTGGGCGTGGGTGGCGGCTTCATCCGTATGCCCGCGCTCTTCTACGCCATCGGCGTCCCCGTCCCCGTCGCCGTCGGCACCGACCTCTTCGAAATCGTCTTCTCCGGCGGCATCGGGTCGTTCCTCTACGCGCAGTCCGGGGCGGTCGATCTCTCCATCGTGGCGCCACTTCTCGCCGGGAGCGCCCTCGGCGCTCGCATGGGCGCCGCCGCGACGAGCCTCGTCGACGAGGACGGAATCAAGATCTACTTCGGCGTGATGCTCCTTCTCGGTGCCCTCGCTGTCGCGATCCGACAGATCGGGAACTTCCTCGGGATCGACGTGCTCAACGTGGTCAGCTTGGTCGTCATCGTCGGCGCGGCGCTCCTCGTCGCCGGTGCCGTGGTCCTCAGCAGCATCCGTGAACTTCGGACCGAGGCCGAACCGGAAGCCGTCACGTCGACGAGCGACTGA
- a CDS encoding DUF7512 family protein yields MFGIETLSGNAQAAVLVGLVLVEAAILYLGYGALERLTGLYVVGMLRGK; encoded by the coding sequence ATGTTCGGAATCGAGACGCTCTCGGGGAACGCACAGGCCGCCGTACTCGTCGGTCTCGTGTTAGTCGAGGCCGCGATCCTCTATCTGGGATACGGGGCACTCGAACGACTCACAGGACTGTACGTGGTCGGAATGCTCCGGGGGAAATGA